In the Topomyia yanbarensis strain Yona2022 chromosome 3, ASM3024719v1, whole genome shotgun sequence genome, one interval contains:
- the LOC131694295 gene encoding phosphatidylinositol 4-kinase alpha isoform X1: protein MIGNDRFSFQKTVHCLARVLARIKPTPWDKVQTLYRYCPQENAAGVFCLDSRAQDAVIALGLYFLESDYQYEKEIIPYLLRLSKALPRAVWIDDVKPNKNDKIPNAEKFCFCLNSLLSDIAVGCPESRDEIILNQVEVLAVLTNMIKGSKENNTLPPIILCKATVPLLLGLGRSMGRYATSDPPLLCRLFPRDLIPTPKSLETSSNTDLKQNNAISQFRSIIPRSMSGSLTVESPEERSPKKHTKKLNSFYSVPYDPTTYFFSKYGSSFNQFPNMRFCDSPERKNRLHFPISHLQTIFALAKKLLTKETLEHLDEQAGDIYALHQIKPYGYKSFSETINLVMVTLLREILQNQNDLPTPFTKDVQEFVKRLFLIGQTELQNKQQDSSLDRVNDPSNIVVNKYKINVMANAACVDLLVWAIGDETEADKLCSRLYQKLNSVLGHKVVMDHMPLLMVCLEGLGKLAQKFPNIAGTSISYLRDFLVDPSPILTKLHAQSQAQNKKEKENAPFRIIVQGSDFKALDQQPNQRNGLTKSAHEAFEALRDAAIENLAIALKAAHILDQYCVPALVANVSNRLFTVEKQESESSLVSLNIIVMLGHVAVTLKDTPKTTNNILQFFIQRFCKVPSEQNVLIVDQLGCMIISKCEAQVFEEIMKMFSRVTVQAASLAYSANPEQSVYRKSYHHVSDAVVNALANIAANIQGELEMLDLLGKLLELFVQIGLEGERSYDSTSGAQKASSSAGNLGMLIPVIAVLVRRLPPIKNPKQRLHKLFKDFWLYCVVMGFTNARLWPSDWYQGVQQIAAKSPLLISQTAHRSEMRELNYTSAIRSDSVSLNELRSQILVLLDHPPADITACINKLTFAQCTYLLSVYWLEILRVENASEPSLEPILNYLCDNALLKDKYGMWQCIRCIGDQVFEKFRSVLVEQDELREKVLESQAMLLLVYFNHIHKQIQLVADQYLSQLVDKFPHLLWNRKVLWCMLDVLQLLAFSLTLDPNEETPTLRVASTPYTLQLMDSLPARESRVKDFADRCQGIVNEAMKWAPKSTRSHLQEYPNQVPTTTLSNHSGLALAVDSILHTWVTNAGIQSTSKRPHCVNSDTSKFVSVLCLRSKYAGEISGLLSVLEDNEKKGLADRLVKDIWDACAEKSDAQHRGALWRATAYLILCASANRKLLHAISSSQVQLFTESAMETAVECWQWILTARQDLELCFIQEMVTAWQTTFDKRIGLFTEEVDITSPLAAYEGCRLVPKPIMVSPHLIWLQLLSEMVDTAKYCNRDKVEMFCMLLHRCLPFSRDFKQTRHISTVGCRFKLLQCGLSLLQGNTIPKSLARNILRERIYANALDYFCGPQMCPSQSREALLEDIGILLKFWQTMRSEKKHLVASEVSDYDLNPTSQNLSVNKSSLDTVSLAGSEVARSTSSGNAGWYNTIPHSTSTLSKRSNRIKRPPYQKDAYDKDYMKKRNLILELLAVEIEFMLIWANPLATPEMQVIGEESVAEWRARPIKLNVWRDYTRLAWSYNAALAIFLPQRIRNAETIEDEVTRLVCSDPLAVSHIPEALKYLVTTRTLLNETPELVYMLTWARVSPIQALSYFSRQYPTHPLTAQYAVKTLNSYPADAVLPYIPQLVQALRHDTMGYVTELIKHISKRSQIVAHQLIWNMQTNMYIDEEMHHKDTLLYDGLETLSQNIISSLSGPAKQFYEREFDFFGKITAVSGEIRSFPKGQARKKACLDALSRIKVQAGCYLPSNPEAMVLDIDYNSGTPMQSAAKAPYLARFRVHRCGITELETMAMEVSNNPNTQLDGPKLNSMGPETWQAAIFKVGDDVRQDMLALQVISIFKNIFQQVGLELFLFPYRVVATAPGCGVIECVPNAKSRDQLGRQTDSGLYEYFLHQYGDETSKEFQAARSNFVKSMAAYSVIGYLLQIKDRHNGNIMIDKDGHIIHIDFGFMFESSPGGNIGFEPDLKLTDEMVMVMGGKMEAAPFKWFCDLCVQSFLAIRPYQDAIVTLVSLMLDTGLPCFRGQTITLLKQRFVPTKNNKEAAAHMLGVIRNSYQNFRTRTYDMIQYYQNQIPY from the exons ATGATAGGAAATGACCGATTTTCCTTTCAAAAAACAGTTCATTGTTTGGCTCGTGTGCTGGCTCGCATAAAACCGACACCATGGGATAAG GTTCAAACCCTGTATAGATACTGCCCCCAGGAAAATGCGGCAGGAGTTTTCTGTCTCGACTCCAGGGCTCAGGATGCCGTTATTGCATTGGGTCTATattttcttgaaagtgattaTCAGTACGAGAAGGAAATCATACCTTATTTGCTGAGGCTTTCGAAAGCCCTTCCCAGAGCAGTATGGATCGATGACGTCAAGCCCAACAAAAACGATA AAATACCAAACGCCGAGAAGTTTTGTTTTTGCTTGAATAGTTTACTATCGGATATTGCGGTCGGATGCCCGGAGAGTCGCGATGAAATAATCTTGAACCAGGTCGAGGTTTTAGCGGTACTCACCAACATGATCAAAGGGAGCAAGGAAAACAACACTTTACCACCAATTATATTATGCAAGGCGACTGTTCCACTGCTCCTAGGTCTAGGAAGATCTATGGGACGATATGCAACAAGTGATCCACCTTTATTGTGTCGGCTTTTTCCACGGGACTTAATCCCAACACCAAAGTCATTGGAAACCAGCTCGAacactgatttaaagcaaaacaATGCAATCAGTCAGTTTCGCTCTATCATCCCGCGCTCTATGTCTGGAAGTTTAACAGTCGAATCACCGGAAGAAAGGTCACCGAAAAAGCATACCAAAAAACTAAATTCTTTTTACTCCGTCCCATACGATCCAACGACATACTTCTTCTCCAAATATGGCTCTAGTTTTAACCAGTTCCCCAACATGCGTTTTTGCGACTCTCCAGAGCGGAAAAATCGACTTCATTTTCCTATCAGTCATTTGCAGACGATATTCGCCCTAGCAAAAAAGCTTCTCACCAAGGAGACGCTAGAACATCTTGATGAGCAAGCCGGAGATATTTACGCGTTGCATCAGATAAAACCATACGGATATAAGAGTTTCTCAGAAACAATCAACCTGGTTATGGTGACCCTTTTGAGGgaaattttgcaaaatcaaAATG ATCTTCCTACACCGTTCACCAAGGATGTGCAGGAGTTTGTGAAGCGCCTGTTTCTGATTGGTCAAACCGAACTGCAAAATAAACAGCAGGACAGCTCATTGGATAGAGTGAATGATCCGTCCAACATCGTGGTAAACAAGTACAAGATCAATGTTATGGCCAACGCGGCGTGTGTCGATCTACTAGTGTGGGCCATCGGCGATGAAACTG AGGCTGataaattgtgtagtagattgtATCAAAAATTGAATTCAGTGTTGGGCCATAAGGTGGTTATGGATCACATGCCGTTGCTAATGGTGTGCTTAGAG GGATTGGGAAAATTAGCCCAAAAATTTCCCAACATTGCAGGTACATCGATTTCATACCTACGAGATTTCCTCGTAGATCCAAGTCCCATCTTGACAAAACTGCATGCACAATCTcaggcacaaaataaaaaggagAAAGAAAATGCTCCTTTTAGAATTATTG TTCAAGGATCCGATTTTAAGGCGTTGGACCAGCAGCCGAATCAACGAAATGGTCTAACGAAGTCCGCTCACGAAGCGTTCGAAGCCCTACGAGACGCGGCAATAGAAAATCTGGCCATCGCTCTCAAAGCCGCTCACATACTAGACCAGTACTGCGTCCCGGCACTGGTGGCCAATGTTTCCAATCGGTTATTTACAGTTGAGAAGCAGGAAAGCGAATCTAGTCTGGTTTCATTGAACATTATCGTCATGCTGGGTCATGTCGCCGTTACACTAAAAGACACTCCCAAAACAACGAACAACATTCTACAGTTTTTCATCCAGCGCTTCTGTAAGGTTCCATCCGAACAAAATGTGTTGATCGTGGATCAGTTGGGATGCATGATAATTTCGAAATGCGAGGCGCAGGTTTTTgaggaaataatgaaaatgttttctCGCGTAACAGTACAGGCAGCTTCGTTGGCTTACTCTGCCAACCCGGAACAAAG TGTTTACAGGAAATCCTATCACCACGTCTCGGATGCAGTGGTCAACGCACTGGCTAATATCGCAGCCAACATCCAGGGCGAGCTGGAAATGTTGGATCTGTTGGGAAAGTTACTTGAGCTTTTTGTTCAGATTGGCTTAGAAGGAGAGCGTTCGTACGATAGTACTTCTGGTGCTCAGAAAGCTAGTTCCAGTGCTGGCAATTTGGGCATGCTAATTCCTGTGATTGCA GTTCTAGTCAGACGTCTGCCACCTATCAAAAATCCAAAGCAACGTCTCCACAAGCTGTTTAAGGACTTTTGGCTTTACTGTGTGGTGATGGGTTTCACCAATGCGCGGTTATGGCCCTCGGACTGGTATCAGGGTGTCCAGCAGATTGCGGCTAAATCACCACTGTTGATATCACAAACAGCGCACCGATCAGAGATGCGCGAGCTTAATTACACATCCGCCATTCGTTCAGACAGTGTCAGCTTGAATGAGCTAAGAAGTCAAATTTTGGTGTTATTGGATCACCCACCAGCGGACATCACGGCTTGCATTAACAAGTTGACCTTTGCCCAGTGTACGTATTTGTTAAGTGTGTATTGGTTGGAGATTTTACGAGTGGAGAATGCATCTGAACCAAGTTTGGAACCGATTCTCAACTATCTATGTGACAACGCCTTGCTGAAGGATAAGTACGGCATGTGGCAGTGTATTCGCTGTATTGGTGATCAAGTCTTTGAAAAGTTTCGAAGTGTGCTGGTAGAACAGGATGAATTGAGGGAAAAGGTGTTGGAGTCACAAGCAATGTTATTATTGGTATATTTCAATCATATTCACAAACAGATTCAATTGGTAGCGGATCAATATCTGTCACAGTTGGTTGATAAATTTCCCCACTTGCTGTGGAATCGTAAAGTGTTATGGTGCATGTTGGACGTTCTTCAGTTGCTGGCTTTCTCACTGACATTGGATCCGAATGAAGAAACTCCTACGTTAAGAGTTGCTTCAACTCCTTATACGCTTCAGTTGATGGATAGCCTGCCGGCCAGAGAAAGTCGAGTTAAAGATTTTGCCGATCGTTGTCAAGGGATTGTCAACGAGGCTATGAAATGGGCGCCGAAATCTACAAGAAGTCATCTTCAGGAGTACCCCAATCAGGTACCAACGACAACTCTTTCTAACCACAGTGGATTGGCGCTGGCCGTGGATTCGATTCTACACACATGGGTAACTAATGCTGGTATCCAATCGACTTCGAAGCGACCGCATTGCGTTAACAGTGACACTTCAAAATTTGTGTCCGTGCTCTGCCTACGTAGCAAATACGCAGGAGAAATATCCGGGTTACTGTCTGTTTTGGAAGACAACGAGAAAAAAGGTCTAGCCGATCGATTAGTTAAAGATATTTGGGATGCTTGCGCAGAGAAGAGTGATGCCCAACATCGAGGCGCGTTATGGAGAGCAACTGCATATTTGATTCTATGCGCAAGTGCAAATCGGAAGCTTCTGCATGCGATTTCGTCGTCTCAAGTTCAGTTGTTCACAGAATCCGCTATGGAGACCGCCGTTGAATGTTGGCAATGGATCCTGACCGCCCGGCAGGATTTGGAGCTATGTTTCATCCAGGAAATGGTGACCGCTTGGCAGACGACCTTCGATAAACGGATTGGACTTTTTACGGAAGAGGTGGACATTACAAGCCCTCTAGCTGCTTACGAAGGGTGCCGTTTGGTACCAAAACCGATAATGGTTTCTCCACATTTGATTTGGCTTCAACTGCTTTCTGAAATGGTTGATACAGCCAAATATTGCAATAGGGATAAAGTTGAAATGTTTTGCATGCTCCTTCACCGATGTTTGCCATTCAGTCGTGATTTTAAACAAACAAGGCACATTTCTACCGTTGGATGTCGTTTCAAATTACTTCAGTGTGGTCTGTCGCTATTGCAAGGTAATACGATTCCGAAATCTTTGGCACGGAACATTTTGAGAGAACGAATCTACGCCAATGCTTTGGACTATTTCTGTGGACCGCAGATGTGTCCAAGTCAATCGCGAGAAGCTCTACTGGAAGACATAGgaattcttttaaaattttggcaaACGATGAGAAGTGAAAAGAAACACCTCGTTGCTTCAGAAGTAAGCGACTACGATCTAAACCCAACATCGCAAAATCTTTCGGTGAATAAATCCTCCTTGGATACGGTTTCTCTCGCTGGCAGTGAAGTTGCTCGTTCAACAAGTAGTGGAAATGCTGGTTGGTACAACACTATTCCTCATTCTACATCCACTTTATCAAAACGATCCAATCGAATCAAAAGACCACCCTATCAAAAGGACGCATACGACAAAGATTACATGAAGAAACGAAACCTTATTTTAGAACTGTTGGCCGTCGAGATCGAATTTATGCTGATTTGGGCTAATCCTCTTGCAACACCCGAAATGCAAGTCATTGGCGAAGAATCTGTTGCTGAGTGGCGAGCTAGGCCTATAAAGCTGAATGTTTGGCGGGATTACACTCGTCTTGCCTGGTCGTACAATGCCGCGTTAGCTATATTTTTGCCCCAAAGGATACGTAATGCTGAAACGATTGAAGATGAAGTTACCCGACTTGTCTGCTCTGATCCTCTCGCAGTGAGCCACATTCCCGAGGCACTGAAATATCTTGTCACGACGAGAACTCTTTTGAACGAAACGCCAGAGTTGGTCTACATGCTGACATGGGCACGAGTTAGTCCGATACAGGCATTGTCATACTTTTCTCGGCAATACCCTACGCATCCGTTGACTGCACAGTATGCTGTTAAAACGTTGAACTCGTACCCTGCTGATGCCGTTCTTCCATACATACCGCAGTTGGTTCAAGCCCTGCGACATGATACG ATGGGCTATGTAACTGAGTTAATCAAACATATTTCGAAGCGGTCACAAATTGTGGCTCACCAGCTTATTTGGAACATGCAGACTAATATGTACATTGATGAAGAAATGCATCATAAGGATA CCCTTTTGTATGACGGTTTAGAGACACTTTCTCAGAATATTATCTCGTCGCTGTCCGGACCTGCCAAACAATTCTACGAACGGGAATTCGATTTCTTCGGCAAAATTACAG CCGTCAGCGGAGAAATCCGCTCCTTCCCGAAGGGTCAGGCAAGAAAGAAAGCTTGCTTAGATGCGTTAAGTAGAATCAAGGTGCAGGCTGGTTGCTATTTGCCATCGAATCCGGAAGCAATGGTTCTCGACATTGACTACAACAGTGGAACTCCGATGCAAAGTGCCGCAAAGGCGCCGTACTTGGCACGATTCCGTGTTCATCGATGTGGTATCACTGAACTGGAAACGATGGCAATGGAAGTGTCTAACAATCCCAACACACAACTGGATGGTCCAAAATTGAATTCTATGGGTCCGGAAACGTGGCAGGCAGCAATCTTCAAAGTAGGTGACGATGTGCGACAGGATATGTTGGCTTTGCAAGTCATATCGATATTTAAGAACATCTTCCAACAAGTTGGTCTTGAACTATTTCTATTTCCGTATCGTGTTGTAGCAACGGCACCAGGG TGCGGTGTAATCGAGTGTGTGCCCAATGCTAAATCACGCGATCAGCTTGGAAGGCAAACTGATTCAGGTTTGTATGAGTATTTCCTGCATCAGTACGGAGACGAAACATCCAAAGAGTTCCAGGCAGCGCGAAGCAATTTTGTTAAATCAATGGCTGCATATTCAGTTATCGGCTATCTTCTGCAGATTAAGGATCGTCACAATGGCAATATAATGATCGATAAGGATGGTCATATTATTCACATCG ATTTTGGCTTCATGTTTGAATCATCTCCCGGTGGTAACATAGGGTTCGAACCGGATCTCAAACTAACAGACGAAATGGTGATGGTGATGGGTGGCAAAATGGAAGCCGCTCCATTTAAATGGTTCTGTGATTTGTGTGTGCAATCATTTCTGGCGATCCGTCCGTACCAGGATGCTATCGTAACGTTGGTCTCGCTCATGCTGGACACCGGATTGCCTTGTTTCCGTGGGCAAACCATTACACTGTTGAAGCAACGATTTGTCCCTACTAAGAATAACAAAGAGGCAGCAGCTCACATGCTGGGCGTTATTCGTAACTCCTACCAGAACTTCCGTACTCGAACGTACGATATGATACAGTACTATCAGAATCAAATCCCGTACTAA